In Temnothorax longispinosus isolate EJ_2023e chromosome 2, Tlon_JGU_v1, whole genome shotgun sequence, one DNA window encodes the following:
- the LOC139809226 gene encoding uncharacterized protein, translated as MIRLAILLVLAIDLAKGQLNYEGNPYTEFTEYIAEESNLSERSAKKNDVSIDVSNPVVSSRPQKLYPVAEPESDGRSQQEAETNDLLKSQISSSVQTLQSDTSARQFQDSSGNSPISQAEVALNTFLNSRTPAESRLSLDHYLRSQQSPEAQLRSSDAIIGQESSKPIEPLNPQPQPQLISHVEQQQQLLVPQVNQQQVQLTSQVDQVKIVPQADQRQQLLPSADQTYGYVRQPSVVQAVQPVIRTPAGVVLGQKMLQPVPLVPAFQARNDMITPAMWRERMRRIRGKPYPFAQSRIAPALYQGPIAVPFKAKGPMGPVEVIYTKPPGFHRGPPILSNPPVPYEDASAWFPDADQPPSQKDVYYSQLYAQSYDPHYYNYIAATGKIRPYLYGKIGMKYKEEQNDGIWSELYRGFKKHGLRNIMTPTFLLGMTLPVVTLMLSALVQKRSISRSDDARELNQEDALQEYLERLQRAMECYSGRNSRDAKLDGC; from the exons ATGATCAGGCTCGCAATCCTCCTCGTGCTCGCGATCGACCTGGCGAAGGGCCAGCTCAACTACGAGGGAAATCCATACACGGAGTTCACCGAGTATATCGCGGAGGAGAGCAATCTTTCCGAGAGGTCTGCCAAGAAAAATGACGTCTCAATTGACGTGTCCAACCCCGTGGTCTCGTCCCGTCCTCAGAAGCTGTATCCCGTTGCAGAGCCCGAAAGCGATGGGCGCTCACAGCAAGAGGCGGAAACCAATGATCTTCTCAAATCACAGATTTCGTCTTCGGTCCAGACTCTCCAATCGGACACGTCCGCTCGGCAGTTCCAAGACTCTTCCGGGAATTCGCCGATCAGCCAGGCGGAGGTCGCGCTGAACACGTTCTTGAACTCCAGGACACCCGCGGAATCTCGCTTGTCTCTCGATCACTATCTCCGCAGTCAACAGTCGCCGGAGGCTCAATTGCGATCTTCGGACGCGATCATCGGTCAGGAATCATCGAAGCCGATCGAGCCTCTCAACCCTCAACCTCAACCTCAACTGATCTCTCACGTTGAACAACAGCAACAGTTGCTGGTCCCTCAGGTGAACCAGCAACAAGTGCAACTGACATCGCAAGTGGACCAGGTTAAGATAGTGCCGCAGGCTGATCAACGGCAACAATTATTGCCGTCTGCTGACCAGACTTATGGCTACGTGAGACAACCATCCGTGGTACAGGCGGTACAGCCCGTGATCAGAACACCCGCGGGAGTTGTCCTGGGACAGAAGATGCTCCAGCCAGTGCCACTCGTGCCTGCCTTTCAAGCTAGGAACGACATGATAACGCCGGCGATGTGGCGAGAAAGAATGAGAAGAATACGCGGGAAACCGTACCCCTTTGCACAATCGAGGATAGCACCGGCATTGTACCAAGGACCAATCGCAG TTCCTTTCAAAGCCAAGGGTCCGATGGGTCCGGTGGAGGTGATCTACACGAAACCACCGGGTTTCCATCGAGGACCGCCCATCCTCAGTAACCCACCGGTTCCCTACGAGGACGCGAGCGCCTGGTTCCCCGACGCTGATCAGCCGCCCTCCCAGAAGGACGTCTATTATTCGCAGTTGTACGCGCAGTCCTACGATCCTcactattacaattacatcgCCGCGACCGGTAAAATCCGGCCGTATCTGTATGGGAAGATAGGCATGAAGTATAAGGAGGAGCAGAACGACGGCATCTGGTCGGAGCTCTATCGCGGCTTCAAGAAGCACGGCCTGAGAAATATCATGACGCCGACCTTCTTACTGGGCATGACGCTACCAGTGGTGACCCTGATGCTCTCCGCCCTCGTGCAGAAGCGGTCCATCTCGCGCTCCGACGACGCGAGGGAGTTGAATCAGGAGGACGCTCTGCAAGAATACCTCGAAAGACTGCAGAGAGCGATGGAATGTTACTCCGGTAGGAATTCCCGAGACGCGAAGCTAGACGGATGCTAG
- the Eif2d gene encoding eukaryotic translation initiation factor 2D, protein MFIKPFKVKTNYQLKGTERKKLCEEVLVAYPSLSDEEIHALLPKKEPISIMKIVTHSGHVGKVYCVAKIPMFFQLDSYDTLLFPTIYTLWHHPYLLNAFTTHTPVVSKLLAGANLMLPGLILKEPVTLYSFGKLPKGTPVLINTEENKAAVAVGVTALSSEDMYMAAGHGKCVEVFHVIGDMLCQLGKPPLRPDLGLPNADNPTNTLEDIESINREEIVEQSEILPDTLDELDLSESSSDVVKDEIISKEHIEEDVETEDVQISNIVEPEVGDPVEEMDRLLEYCFLKACKMTVKSSDLPMLSSNFFKNHLLAACPPDKNVDVKKSRYKKLSVFLAEMKAKGIINTSITKGVETLLSIKFDHPLVRKLVVTEEPVAAVEPVVSNSAVVSECYRVTADVLPVLSKFGYEKGDVMKRADIRKCFTEYAKVEGLQDGKTLKLNPQLAGIMRTKAHQETVTMEDGINKFVGRMTHMHEVTLAGNTLLHTGKLEPIDMRVTVRSGGKKVTLVNNLETFGINPKEFSKECQSIGASATITDDPGKKTPSVLVQGNQILYVYKLLTEKYQIKKTYIRGLEFAPKKKK, encoded by the exons ATGTTTATCAAGCCGTTCAAAGTCAAGACTAATTACCAGTTGAAGGGAACTGAGAG GAAAAAATTATGCGAGGAGGTATTGGTGGCATATCCGAGTCTCTCGGACGAAGAGATTCACGCACTGTTGCCCAAGAAGGAACCCATCAGCATTATGAAAATAGTAACGCACAGTGGACACGTAGGCAAAGTATATTGCGTCGCCAAGATACCCATGTTCTTTCAACTAGATTCGTACGACACTCTGCTCTTTCCCACAATTTATACGTTATGGCACCATCCCTATTTATTAAATGCCTTCACTACGCACACGCCAGTCGTGTCCAAATTGCTAGCCGGTGCAAATCTCATGTTGCCTGGATTGATTCTGAAGGAGCCAGTGACCCTATATAGCTTTGGTAAACTGCCAAAGGGTACTCCAGTGTTGATTAACACCGAGGAGAACAAG GCTGCAGTTGCCGTCGGCGTAACTGCACTTTCCAGCGAGGACATGTATATGGCAGCTGGTCATGGAAAGTGCGTAGAGGTTTTTCACGTTATCGGTGACATGTTGTGTCAATTAGGCAAACCACCCCTGAGGCCTGATTTGGGTTTACCAAATGCCGACAACCCTACAAATACGTTGGAAGATATCGAATCGATTAATCGAGAGGAAATCGTAGAACAAAGCGAAATTCTGCCGGATACGTTAGACGAATTAGACCTGAGTGAGAGTTCAAGCGACGTAGTCAAAGATGAAATCATTTCTAAG gAACATATAGAAGAAGATGTAGAAACTGAAGATGTACAAATTTCAAACATAGTTGAGCCGGAAGTAGGTGATCCGGTCGAAGAGATGGACAGACTACTGGAATATTGTTTCTTGAAAGCTTGCAAGATGACAGTCAAGTCTAGCGATTTGCCGATGTTGTCGTCcaactttttcaaaaatcatctgtTGGCCGCATGTCCGCCGGATAAAAACGTTGATGTAAAGAAATCTCGGTACAAAAAGTTATCGGTTTTTCTAGCAGAAATGAAGGCCAAAGGAATAATCAATACATCCATTACAAAAGGCGTTGAAACATTGCTGTCTATTAAg tttgATCATCCACTTGTGAGAAAATTAGTCGTTACCGAGGAACCAGTTGCTGCGGTTGAACCAGTGGTTTCGAACAGCGCTGTCGTGTCGGAATGTTATCGAGTGACCGCCGACGTTCTGCCAGTTCTATCAAAATTCGGCTATGA AAAGGGTGACGTAATGAAAAGAGCCGATATCAGAAAGTGTTTTACTGAGTACGCGAAAGTGGAGGGTCTGCAAGATGGAAA AACGTTAAAGCTGAATCCCCAATTGGCGGGAATCATGCGAACTAAGGCTCATCAGGAGACGGTGACGATGGAGGATGGAATAAACAAATTTGTCGGACGCATGACGCACATGCACGAGGTTACCCTCGCGGGAAATACTTTGTTGCATACGGGAAAACTGGAACCGATTGACATGAGAGTGACAGTGCGATCAGGCGGAAAGAAG GTAACATTGGTGAATAATCTGGAAACGTTCGGGATCAATCCGAAAGAATTCAGCAAAGAATGCCAGAGCATTGGCGCGAGCGCGACAATCACTGATGATCCTGGCAAAAAGACACCTAGCGTTCTTGTTCAGGGGAATCAAATCTTATACGTGTACAAATTACTCACAG agaaatatcaaataaaaaagaccTATATAAGGGGCTTAGAATTTGCtccaaagaagaaaaaatag
- the LOC139809217 gene encoding patched domain-containing protein 3 isoform X2: MCKIMIGFSIATKPWLWLIISLCLNLICGLGLLLWREEIDEVELYIPIGSVLRKDAAWVKENFRDDLRPESLIITAPNVLDPEVLRSIRDIERDVKNIVANNNTWEDVCAGYFTWFQEDDKWETMDKTEFPDEYLPIINSTMAKEPCIHKSLLKIWQKNHRNVAKLTKASILKDVTATLQNKNTKDILSDIAPLLGGVEYDQNGTVKSASATILYWLLKKSNPHSPDWEVEFIKRVLHCNRTLPPGMEIYAMTLRSYQDMLHEVINSNLIVCVCGILLIMIYVIVMIGRCNAIQQRIYLSFMGIFVVGQALMSSYGVCFYMGFSYGPVHPILPFLLLGIGVDDMFIIMQSLENTLEMEKSLDVPTRIAKSIQVSGMSITVTSLTNMTAFAIGMTTVMPFLKSFCIFAAMGILFLYIYEIIFFVSCLVYDERRLAAKREGCCWRPRPNWRPNECSKQNFQRLIFEKYIGPCVMRIWMKTIILLATAILLVVNIWAIFHLEQNFDPFIYLNQESYPIRFNNKLKEYFPKYGKNVNIYLTGVDYYEDRRALSQLVQNLRQNPYVNNRTLDPWFTAYQEWLDTTGKAHYIDNKDEYYNTLTEFLLFTVKGQAYIQNMKFDKLPFNDYNITTSQIPVQHIPISTSSDQIRAMHSMRDAVQSVNFTQGYDHIAFYSLDYIAWESNKIIGEELMRNLSLEILAVGIVTLVLLRNLLASFWVMCCVLFTLIDLLGSMYFLGLTVEISSTIMILLCAGLAVDYAAHVALEFIRSSGNKQERALATFNVIGPAVFNGGLSTFLAFFLLGFSQAYVFTAFFKLITAVVTFGLFHGLLFLPVILSLAGPGERKQNSPQKSQAMQYHNGYYTVHLSQNGKDLEDALTK; the protein is encoded by the exons ATGTGCAAGATAAT GATCGGATTTAGTATAGCCACAAAACCATGGCTTTGGCTAATAATTTCTCTATGCCTAAATCTCATATGTGGTCTCGGACTGTTACTCTGGAGGGAGGAGATTGACGAAGTCGAACTCTATATACCAATCGGTTCTGTACTTCGCAAGGATGCTGCATGGGTGAAGGAGAATTTCCGAGACGATCTCAGGCCCGAAAGTCTCATCATCACTGCTCCCAACGTGCTGGATCCCGAAGTGCTGCGATCG ATTAGAGATATCGAGAGAGATGTGAAGAACATAGTAGCAAATAATAACACTTGGGAAGATGTGTGTGCGGG GTATTTTACATGGTTCCAAGAAGATGATAAGTGGGAAACCATGGATAAAACTGAGTTTCCCGATGAGTATCTGCCTATTATAAATAGTACGATGGCGAAAGAACCCTGTATTCATAAATCGCTCCTGAAAATATGGCAAAAAAACCATAGGAATGTCGCTAAATTGACAAAGGCTAGCATACTGAAGGATGTTACCGCAACTCTACAAAATAA GAATACCAAAGACATATTATCTGACATCGCACCGTTATTAGGCGGCGTCGAATACGACCAGAATGGGACGGTAAAgagcgcgagcgcgacgaTTCTATACTGGTTGCTGAAGAAGTCAAATCCGCACTCACCGGATTGGGAGGTCGAGTTCATCAAGAGGGTACTGCACTGCAATCGTACCTTGCCACCGGGCATGGAGATCTATGCGATGACGCTACGCAGTTATCAGGACATGCTGCACGAAGTGATCAATAGTAATTTGATTGTGTGTGTCTGTGGCATATTATTGATCATGATCTACGTGATTGTGATGATCGGCCGGTGCAACGCGATACAGCAACGGATATACCTATCTTTCATGGGTATCTTCGTGGTTGGCCAGGCTCTGATGTCGTCTTATGGAGTGTGTTTCTACATGGGATTTTCCTACGGTCCAGTGCATCCGATCCTGCCATTTTTACTGCTTGGTATCGGCGTCGACGATATGTTCATTATCATGCAAAGTCTCGAAAATACATTGGAGATGGAGAAGTCGTTAGACGTCCCCACCCGTATAGCAAAGTCGATTCAAGTATCAG GTATGTCCATTACCGTAACGTCGCTCACCAACATGACGGCTTTCGCCATCGGCATGACGACAGTGATGCCATTCCTGAAATCCTTCTGTATATTTGCCGCAATGGGTATATTATTCCTCTACATCTAcgagattatatttttcgtcAGTTGTCTGGTATACGACGAGAGGCGATTGGCGGCGAAAAGGGAAGGCTGCTGTTGGCGGCCGCGACCCAATTGGCGACCGAATGAGTGCAGCAAACAAAACTTTCAGCGacttatttttgagaaatacaTTGGGCCTTGTGTGATGAGAATATGGATGAAGACGATTATCTTGTTAGCCACTGCTATTCTGCTAGTTGTCAACATTTGGGCGATATTTCACTTGGAGCAGAACTTTGATCCGTTCATCTATTTAAATCAAGAGTCTTATCCTATACGATTTAACAACAAGTTGAAGGAATATTTTCCAAAGTATGGCAAGAATGTCAACATATACCTGACAGGAGTGGACTATTACGAGGATCGTCGTGCATTGTCCCAGCTGGTGCAGAATCTGAGGCAAAATCCGTACGTCAATAATCGTACCCTGGACCCATGGTTCACGGCGTATCAGGAATGGCTGGACACTACTGGCAAAG CGcattatattgataataaagaCGAATATTATAACACACTTACGGAATTTCTCCTGTTCACGGTGAAGGGCCAAGCGTACATCCAGAATATGAAATTCGATAAGTTGCCATTTAACGACTACAATATCACA ACATCACAGATTCCAGTGCAACACATTCCTATAAGCACGTCGTCCGATCAAATACGGGCTATGCATTCTATGAGGGACGCCGTGCAATCGGTGAACTTTACTCAGGGATACGATCACATCGCTTTTTATTCGTTGGATTACATAGCATGGGAGTCAAATAAG ATCATCGGCGAAGAATTGATGAGGAACTTGAGCTTAGAGATATTGGCGGTAGGAATAGTAACGCTGGTGTTACTTAGGAATCTACTCGCATCATTTTGGGTGATGTGCTGCGTGCTGTTCACGCTCATCGATCTTTTAGGCTCGATGTACTTTCTGGGGCTGACTGTCGAAATATCATCAACCATTATGATCCTATTGTGCGCCGGATTGGCAGTCGATTATGCCGCGCATGTGGCACTAGAATTCATACGCTCGAGCGGCAATAAACAAG AACGAGCACTAGCGACGTTTAACGTCATTGGACCGGCGGTGTTTAACGGTGGCCTAAGTACATTCCTCGCCTTCTTCCTCTTGGGTTTCAGTCAGGCTTACGTTTTCACAGCTTTTTTTAAG CTGATCACGGCCGTAGTGACGTTTGGTTTGTTTCACGGATTATTATTTCTGCCGGTGATACTGAGCTTGGCGGGACCCGGTGAGAGAAAACAAAACAGCCCGCAAAAGAGTCAAGCTATGCAATATCACAACGGTTATTATACCGTCCATCTATCCCAAAATGGGAAAG ATCTAGAAGACGCACTTACTAAATGA
- the LOC139809229 gene encoding haloacid dehalogenase-like hydrolase domain-containing 5 has protein sequence MTIASVLRRLDVTRFAGVRHLSTKPKFGLLFDIDGVIIRGKQILPPVKESFKRLQGDNGKFRVPTLFVTNSGNSLRSQKAAELSKWIGAEVTESQVVLAHSPLQMFDNLHNKQVLISGQGPITDIARELGFKKTTTIEELVKNFPCLDYINLKKRNPICGPIDPNFPQIEGILLLSEPINWETSLQLMVDLLLTNGMPTGLPTAIPYPHIPVLACNMDLLWASQAPIPRYGHGAFLLCLENLYKKVTGKDMTYVALVGKPSEITYYHANQMLVNHARSIGIDNIDTIYAIGDNINTDIFGANLYDKYLSRYESGEGTKSRSLEKLLGKNMRDPSAKACISILVETGVHQRDSKFIPEHSPRDFLPVDDGLCKPAFIVKDVGQAINLAFKEEKFE, from the exons ATGACGATCGCCAGCGTCTTGCGGCGGCTGGACGTCACGAGGTTCGCCGGAGTCAGA CATTTAAGTACAAAACCAAAATTTGGTTTGCTTTTCGACATTGACGGTGTCATAATACGTGGAAAACAAATACTGCCGCCGGTAAAAGAGTCTTTCAAACGACTTCAAGGGGACAATGGAAAATTTCGCGTTCCCACGCTATTCGTTACTAACAGCGGAAATTCACTGCGTAGTCAGAAAGCAGCAGAGCTGTCAAAGTGGATAGGCGCCGAAGTTACGGAGTCGCAAGTTGTCCTGGCTCACTCACCATTGCAAATGTTTGATAATCTTCATAATAAACAAGTTCTCATATCGGGTCAAGGTCCAATAACGGATATAGCCCGAGAACTGGGCTTCAAGAAGACGACAACTATAGAGGAACTAGTGAAAAACTTTCCGTGCTTAGATTACATAAACCTGAAGAAAAGAAATCCGATTTGTGGTCCAATTGATCCAAATTTCCCGCAAATCGAGGGAATCTTGCTCTTAAGCGAGCCAATAAATTGGGAAACATCGTTGCAATTAATGGTGGATCTTCTGCTTACCAACGGGATGCCCACAGGATTGCCTACTGCTATTCCGTATCCGCACATTCCAGTGTTGGCATGCAACATGGATTTGCTTTGGGCGTCGCAGGCGCCGATTCCGCGATATGGCCACGGTGCTTTCTTATTGTGTCTTGAGAACTTGTACAAGAAAGTTACAGGCAAAGACATGACATACGTTGCTCTAGTCGGAAAACCTAGTGAGATTACATATTACCATGCCAATCAAATGCTCGTTAATCACGCCAGAAGCATTGGCATTGACAATATCGACACGATTTATGCTATTGG CGACAATATTAATACCGATATTTTCGGCGCGAACCTGTACGACAAGTATTTATCCCGTTACGAGTCCGGGGAAGGTACTAAGTCCCGTAGTCTCGAGAAACTCCTTGGAAAGAACATGAGAGATCCCAGCGCGAAGGCCTGCATTAGTATTTTAGTCGAGACTGGTGTGCATCAACGAGATTCCAAGTTTATACCCGAACACAGTCCTAGGGATTTCTTGCCGGTCGACGATGGCCTATGTAAACCGGCGTTCATCGTGAAGGACGTCGGGCAAGCTATCAATCTGGCgtttaaagaagaaaagtttGAATAA